In one Phyllostomus discolor isolate MPI-MPIP mPhyDis1 chromosome 8, mPhyDis1.pri.v3, whole genome shotgun sequence genomic region, the following are encoded:
- the SOX9 gene encoding transcription factor SOX-9, with protein MNLLDPFMKMTEEQEKGLSGAPSPTMSEDSAGSPCPSGSGSDTENTRPQENTFPKGEPDLKKESEEDKFPVCIREAVSQVLKGYDWTLVPMPVRVNGSSKNKPHVKRPMNAFMVWAQAARRKLADQYPHLHNAELSKTLGKLWRLLNESEKRPFVEEAERLRVQHKKDHPDYKYQPRRRKSVKNGQAEAEEATEQTHISPNAIFKALQADSPHSSSGMSEVHSPGEHSGQSQGPPTPPTTPKTDVQPGKADLKREGRPLPEGGRQPPIDFRDVDIGELSSDVISNIETFDVNEFDQYLPPNGHPGVPATHGQVTYTGSYGISSTAATPASAGHVWMSKQQAPPPPQQPPQAPPAPQAPPQQQQQPAPQPQQPAPQQQPAHTLTTLSSEPGQSQRTHIKTEQLSPSHYSEQQQHSPAQQIAYSPFNLPHYSPSYPPITRSQYDYTDHQNSGSYYSHAAGQGSGLYSTFTYMNPAQRPMYTPIADTSGVPSIPQTHSPQHWEQPVYTQLTRP; from the exons ATGAATCTCCTGGACCCCTTCATGAAGATGACCGAAGAGCAGGAGAAGGGCCTGTCcggcgcccccagccccaccatgTCCGAGGACTCGGCGGGCTCGCCCTGCCCTTCGGGCTCCGGCTCGGACACCGAGAACACGCGGCCCCAGGAGAACACATTCCCCAAGGGCGAGCCTGATCTGAAGAAGGAAAGTGAGGAGGACAAGTTCCCGGTGTGCATCCGTGAGGCCGTCAGCCAGGTACTCAAGGGCTACGACTGGACGCTGGTCCCCATGCCGGTGCGCGTCAACGGCTCGAGCAAGAACAAGCCGCACGTCAAGCGGCCCATGAACGCCTTCATGGTGTGGGCGCAGGCGGCGCGCAGGAAGCTCGCGGACCAGTACCCGCACCTGCACAACGCCGAGCTCAGCAAGACGCTCGGCAAGCTCTGGAG ACTGCTGAACGAGAGCGAGAAGCGGCCCTTCGTGGAGGAGGCGGAGCGGCTGCGTGTACAGCACAAGAAAGACCACCCGGATTACAAGTACCAGCCTCGGCGCAGGAAGTCGGTGAAGAACGGCCAGGCGGAGGCCGAGGAGGCCACGGAGCAGACGCACATTTCCCCCAACGCCATCTTCAAGGCGCTGCAGGCAGACTCGCCACACTCCTCCTCGGGCATGAGCGAGGTGCACTCCCCCGGCGAGCACTCGG GGCAATCCCAGGGCCCACCAACgccacccaccacccccaaaaCCGACGTGCAGCCGGGCAAGGCTGACCTGAAACGAGAGGGGCGCCCCCTGCCAGAGGGGGGCAGACAGCCCCCCATCGACTTCCGCGACGTGGACATCGGTGAGCTGAGCAGCGACGTCATCTCCAACATCGAAACCTTCGACGTCAACGAATTTGACCAGTACCTGCCACCCAATGGCCACCCGGGAGTGCCGGCCACTCACGGCCAGGTCACATACACCGGCAGCTATGGCATCAGCAGCACCGCGGCGACCCCAGCAAGCGCAGGTCACGTGTGGATGTCCAAGCAGCAGGCGCCGCCGCCTCCACAGCAGCCCCCGCAGGCTCCGCCGGCCCCGCAGGCGcccccgcagcagcagcagcagccggcgCCGCAGCCGCAGCAGCCGGCGCCCCAGCAGCAGCCGGCGCACACGCTGACCACGCTGAGCAGCGAGCCAGGCCAGTCCCAGAGAACGCACATCAAGACCGAGCAGCTGAGCCCCAGCCACTACagcgagcagcagcagcactcgCCGGCGCAGCAGATCGCTTACAGCCCCTTCAACCTTCCGCACTACAGCCCCTCCTACCCGCCCATCACCCGCTCGCAGTACGACTACACAGACCACCAGAACTCCGGCTCCTACTACAGCCACGCGGCCGGCCAGGGCTCCGGCCTCTACTCCACCTTCACCTACATGAACCCGGCGCAGCGGCCCATGTACACCCCCATCGCCGACACATCGGGGGTCCCTTCCATCCCGCAAAcccacagcccccagcactgGGAACAGCCCGTCTACACACAGCTCACCAGACCTTGA